AGTCCTCAAGGTCATTAGACGTCGCAAAGGTGGCTTCCTATGGCACGCAATATAACGGCCCACGTAGCCCTATTTCGGTCGGTAAATTCGACAATCGTTCTAGCTACATGAGCGGGATATTCTCCGATGGCGTAGACCGCTTAGGGAACCAGTCAAAAACCATTTTGGTGACGCACTTGCAACAAACTGGTCGCTTTAACGTATTAGAGCGCACCAACATGGAAGAGCTGAAAACAGAAGCGGCTATCGCAGGGCAAAACCAGCAATTGAAAGGCGCTACCTATGTCGTGACCGGCGATGTGACCGAATTTGGCCGCAAAGAGACGGGTGATCGTCAGCTATTTGGCATTCTGGGTCGGGGTAAGTCTCAAGTAGCTTATGCCAAAGTGAACTTGAATATCGTCAATGTGAAGACTTCTGAAGTGGTGTTCTCTTCACAGGGTGCAGGCGAGTATGAATTGTCCAACCGCGAAGTGATTGGTTTTGGTGGGACAGCAAGTTACGACTCTACCTTGAACGGCAAAGTGTTGGATTTAGCTATCCGCGAAGCCGTCAACAATTTGGTGGCCGGCATTGAATCAGGTGCATGGCAGCCAACGAAGTAAAGGTTAAATGCCTTTAAATTCCTAATCACGAGTATGGATACCGCAATATGAAATTAGTGCAAAAAATATCTTTGCTACTGGCAACTGCTGTATTGGCAGGCTGCGCCACAGCACCAAAACCTATTTACAACTGGGATAACTACCAAGCAACGATTTATGATTACTATAAATCAGATAGCAGCCCTGAAGAGCAAATTACGGCTTTAAAAGAAAATATTGAAAAATCTCGCGCGAAAAATATGCCGGTCCCGCCGGGTCTGCATGCCCATTTAGGCATGCTGTATGGCAACACTGGGCATACCGATTTAGCCATGGCTGAGTTCAATACCGAGAAGGCAGCATTCCCAGAGTCTGCGCCATTTATGGATTTCTTGATGAGCAAGGATAAAGGGGCATTTAAATGAAATCGATTTTCGCAATATGCGCGGTCATGATGGCATTGCTACTGACGGGGTGTGCTAAGCCAGTACAGCATGACTATTCAGCCTTTAAGCAAAGCAAACCCAAAAGTATTTTGGTACTGTTGCCGCAAAACCAATCACCCGAAGTGGCTGCTAGCCATGGCATGTTATCTCAGGTCACACTTCCATTATCTGAAGCGGGTTATTACGTGTTGCCGGTCGCCGTGGTTGAAGAGACATTTAAGCAAAATGGCATGACAAACGCAGGTGACATCAGTGCGGCTAGTCCAGCTAAATTGCATAAAATCTTTGGTGCAGATGCGGTGCTCTACATTACCGTGGTGCAATATGGCACTTCTTATCAAATCATCACCAGTGATACTCGCGTAACAGCGAATGCTAAATTGGTCGATTTGAGAAATGGTCAATTGCTGTGGAGCGGCAGTGCGACGGCATCGAGCAACGAGGGTGATAATTCATCGGGTGGCATCATTGGTATGCTGGTTCAAGCCGCGGTAACCCAAATAAGCAATACCCTGACCGATCGTAGCCACGATATTGCCGGTGTTACGAGCGCTCGTATGCTGACTGCGGGAACACCTAACGGTATTTTGTATGGTCCGCGTTCACCACAATACGGTAAAGAAGCTCACTAAGCCTCTTGAGTACATTTGCCCCCTAAACGAGTAGGGGGCATTTATTTCAATCCTTCTCCTAAATCAATCCTTCGCCCAAATCAATCCTTCATTTTTGTTCAATTAGCTGCATCTCTAGCGCCACGGCAGGGCATCTAAAGGTGCATTCGCCACAACCATCACAAAGGTCATCAATGAGTCTTGGTGGCTGTTGAGTTTGCCACTGTAAGGCTTGTCGCTCACAATAATCAGCACAGCTGTCACAATAGAGATAACTGTTTTGGCAGGTGTTTTTCACCACGGGTCGTGCTGCGATAGCGTATGAGGAGTGGGATAATGCACCCGTTTGGCAGGCCGTGTTGCAGGCATGACAGCGGCCACAATATTGTGTGGAAAAATCTAACTCTGGCCGTTGGTTCACCATCACGATCAGGCTTTCGCCACAGGCATCGGCACATGCGTGACAGCCGGTACAACGCTGTAGGAAAAGATTTTCTGCCACGGCGCCAGGTGGCCGAATAGCTGTCGTCGCGGGGAGCGTTGATGAGTAAGCGTCAAGAGGCTGAGCGCCTTTTAACAACCCACGGAACAACCCTCGTCGGCTGATAGTGCGGCTTTCCATGTAAGCTTTATAGTAGCGCTCGTCTTTTATCATTGTTCTCTATTGCCGCTATTTTATGTTTAGCGAAACCATGTTCATTGAAACTACATTCATCGAAACTATGTTCACCGAAACTATGTTCAGCGAAATACTGGGTAAGACTGAGGCTGTAAGTTCAATTCGGTTTGCAGGGTTTTCAGGTAACTCTCACAGATAACAGCCAATATCGGATAGACCTGATGTTCGGTCTGGGCATTTTTGACAAACTCAAGGTAGCGATAAGCCCACGGCAGTAAATGCTCGGTGAGCAGCACAGTCGCGGCTTCGCTCGGTGGTTGTTTCGATGAATGTTGTTTCGCTGAGTATTGTTTCGATGGATGTTGTTTTGTTGAATCTTGTTCCAGCAAATACACCCAAGCCAAGAGCATCAAGCCAAACTGATCTTCCGGCTCACGGATAGCGCTTTGGCTTACCAATCCTAATCCAGTTAAAAACTCGCGATATCGCAGGGTACTGGCCCCCATCAAGCAATTTTCTTTGTCTAAATAAACCGATCCCCAAGGCGGGGCCGGCATCTCGCCTTGTCCTTCAAACAGAATCGAAAAATCATATTCCAGTGCTTCGGGGTTAATATCGTGCAGTTGCTGGCAATATTGTGCAATTTCAACCCGATCCGGCCAAGGAAAATACTCGGTGATTTGTGGCAATAACGGCCAAAGCTGCCGCGCGGTTTCGGATTGCGGAGGAGAGTAAAAAAGTGCGCCTAAAATACGTGGCAGCGTTGTCACTAATAACGTCAAAATGATCTCTCTTTAGGCTCTATTAGCTTAAATTGGATGAGCCGCAGGTGGCCCATCCAAGGTTGAACTATAAGCGAATAAAATCAAAAAATTAGGTTACATTGGCACTTGCCAAAGATTATAAAAAGCAATACGCCCAGCCAGTTCGCCAATAACCAACACTGAAGCACTGACCGCCAGAGTAGCGCGTGGGATCCTATCTTTTAGCAGTGCAGCGGAAGCCACAAAAATACCCAATGTCAGTAGCAAAATTTGGGCTCCCCAAAGCCAGGCTTGCTGACTACTGAGGTCCACGGCACTTTGCCCGAGGAAACTGAGATAACCGGGCTTATTCACCAATGTGACAATCGCACCGATGAGCAGGGCTGTCGCACCTAACTGGCGAGCACCCGCCACCATGGCAAACGCACCGCCGCCGACCAGCACCGTCATCCACAATTGCAGCGAAGTATAGGACGTATCCCAATTAGGCACGGTTGTCAGTTGGTAAACCTCGGTAATTGACCAAGCAAAGGCGAGCCCAAATATCACCGTAGCCACATTGAACAGGCCCGCCAGTACGGTATTTTTGACGATAACCGAGAAAAATACGGTGCCACAGGCCATGGCAACAAACAGGCCACTGAGCAGAATTTCGTTACTCATTGGCGAGCGGCCTACCCCCATCAACATGGTGGCGGCGCGCAGCGGTTGCCCGACGTGTAATGTGCCGACGATCAGGCCCGCTATCATCAATATCAGTCCAATAATATTGGCGTGTTTAAGCTGTAATGCCGTCGTCATGCCGAGTTTGTGGCTCACTAGCGCCAATGCAAACAACCCGACGGCGGTTTGCCCCAGCACCGTGAAAAATACTAAGGGTAATTCATGCATTTTATACCTCCGCCGGATTTTGGATGCGGCCTGATGTGTCGCCGGATGGTTTGGCATCACGATGACTTCTAATGACCAAATTAGGCTGTGTCAGATGTGCGTGCGGTAACGGCGCAATGGCATTGGTTTCACCGTACTTATCTCTTAATAGGGTGATGTCATCGAAATCGAGCGCACGTTGTGGGCAAGATTCGACGCAAACGGGTTTATGCCCTTCAGCAACCCGCTGATAGCAGCCATCACATTTGGTCATCAGTTTTTTCGTGGCATCAAATTGTGGTGCGCCATACGGACAGCGCATTTCACAATAGCGGCAGCCGACGCAGAGGTCTTGATTAACCACCACCAAACCGTCTTCCTCACGTTTATGCATGGCACCGGTTGGGCAGCCTGTCACGCAAGTGGGGGATGAGCAGTGATTGCAGGCAATCGATAAATAGTAATTGAACACATTTTGTACCCAGAGATTGCCTTGCTGGGTCCAACTTCCACCACCATATTCATACACGCGGCGCAGCTTTGGCCCAAGATCCAGATTCTTTTCATCCTTGCAGCTGATCTGGCAGGTTTTACAGCCCGTGCACTTGGTTGAATCGACAAAAAAACCATATTGCTTCATTTTTCAGATCCTTATGCACGTTTTACTTCAACGAGATTGGTATGTTGCGGGTTACCTTTCGCTAGCGGAGAAGGTCGCAGCGTGGTTAAGGTATTGATACACCCGCCGACGTCGACGCCCTCTTTATTGAGATTACGCCATGCCCCTTGTGGCACGGTGATCACGCCCGGTAAGACCCTTTCGGTGATTTTGACAGCAATGCGAATACGGCCACGGTCATTGAAAATCTCAACCATGTCACCTTGCTGAATGCCCCGAGCCTGCGCATCAATGGGGTTCATCCAGAACTGATGAGGAACGGCTTCGCGCAACATCGCGACATTGTAATAAGAAGAATGGGTATGGCCTTTGATATGGAAACCGGTCATCTGTAACGGGTAGGTTTTCATGGTTTCGATATCACTGACGCCTTCAAACGTCGGGCAATATTCTGCGACAGCGGTAATGCGATCACCCGGTGCCAGTTGCCACTCTTTTTCCAGCGTGGCCAGTGCTTCGGAGTAGATCTCAATTTTGCCGGACGGTGTTTTGAGTGGGTGATTGAGTGGGTCATCACGGAAGGCTTTTAAGGCAATATATTCGCTACTATCAGCATAAATACGGTCGATAATGCCTTGGTCATCGGTTTGCTCAAAAGGCGGCAATGCGGGATTCTTATCACGCATCTTGTTATAGCTGATTTCAATCCATTCTTGCTGCGTATGGCCTTCAGTAAAGGCATCGCCAATCCCGAGCTTCGTGGCGATTTCAGCGAGAACATCATACGACGGGCGACATTCCCACAGCGGATCGATAGCATTTTGCAGCCGCGTGACGTAGTGATAAGCGCCACTGGCGTAGGAGTTATCAATCAGATCGTTGGATTCCACCGAGGTGACATCAGGTAAGAGTAAATCTGCATATTTGGCAGAGTTAGTCATGTGGTTTTCCCACACCAAAATAAACTCGCACAGCGATTCATCTTGTAAAATGTTGTGGGTTTTATTCAGATCAGAATGCTGATTTCCAATAACGTTACTGGCGTAATTCCACATAAACTTAATATTAGTATCAAGTTTGTCTTTATTCTTCACATGGGCATTTTGCGCGGTCATCTCGGTGCCACGGAAAATAGCATCCGTCCACATAAAGCAAGGAATGGCTGTTTTCACTGGGTTAGGAATACTGAATCCCGGAACAGGGTATTTTACGTTTCCACCCCATGCGCCAGTATTGGTTCCTGCTCGTCCAATATTCCCCGTCATGAGCGGTAACATCATAATTGAGCGAGCGGCTTGCTCACCATTGGCGCTGCGTTGAATGCCCCAACCTTGCGAAATCCAAGCCGCGCGGGCATTGCCTAATTCTCGGGCCAATTGAGTAATACGCACTGGGTCGATACCGGTTATTTCGCTCGCCCATTGCGGGGTTTTCTCTACTCCGTCATTGCCATTGCCTAAAATATAATCCTTATACGAGCCATTGGCAGGGGCTGAATCGGGTAGGGTTGTGGCATCCCAGCCGACACAATATTCTTGCAGGAAATCCTCATCGGTGAGATTTTCCTTGATTAGGACATACCCTAATGCCGCGACGAGTGCGGCATCTGTGCCAGGGAATATCGGTATCCATTCTGCATTTAAGGTGGTGACACTGTCGGTCATTCGGGGATCAATAATAATGACCTTGGCTTTGCTTTTTCCTAGAGCATGGATCGTCTCAATATATTGACCACCGCCTGACATACGTGTTTCTGCCAGATTATGACCAAACATCACCACTAAATCTGAGTTTTTAATTTCATCCAGCAAGGTTTCATCAGCATTACCATAAATATAAGGCATCACGGTATTTATTTGAGCGGTAGAATAAGTACCGTGTTGATCGAGAAAACCACCCAGTAAGCTCAGCATTCTTTTACAGGCATTACGGCCTTGTAAATTAGCGCCGGTCGAACCGGAACCGTATTGATAATAAATGGCTTCGTTACCGTATTGTGCGATGGTCTTTTTCAGGTTGTCCGCCACGATGGTGGTCGCTTCATCCCAACTAATACGTTTAAATTTACCTTCACCGCGCTTACCAACACGTAGCATGGGGTATTTCACCCGATCGGGGTGATATGTTTTCCAGCGAACAGATCGGCCACGTAGACACGGGCGAATCTGATGCTCGCCAAAAGTCGAATCGTCATAAATAGCTTCATTAGCAATTTTAATAATTTCGCCATTCTTAACGTGAACTTTCAGTGGGCAACGACTACCACAGTTGACCAAACAAGCGCTGTATTTAATGGTTTCTTCGCTTGTTGCTGGTGTTTGGGCTGATGTAGCCTGAGCAGCGAAAGGAAGAGTGATTGAACCCGCAATAGCCGCAGCACCGGTCACTGCGGCAGATGTTTGAATAAATTCACGGCGACTCAGTGAACCCTGGGGTGGTTTTTTATTGTTATTCATCGACATTACCTTTGCTAAAGACATTATCTGGCGAAAATAAAAAAATCAGAATAAAGCGGTTATCCTCCACCTTATGAAATAAATTGTTACTTTCATATGATGTAAATCAATTAAGGCGAGGTAACGATATTTCCAAGGAAAGTAATGTGAGCGTAGCGAGAGTTATTAATAATTTTTATAGAGATATTAACGGTTCTCTATACATATTATTAATACAATTAAAAAATGAGCTAGCTGTAATAAAGAATCACTCTCAAATGAAACTGGAATATTTCATTTAAGCTAATGGGTGTTTTAAATTTAATTTATTTTATCTTTCTCAAGAAAAGTCTTAATTTCCTGCTGCGTGCCTGGAGAATAGGATGAGACTATTCTTGTATTTACTGTGCAGTTTCGGACAGTTTATTTTATCGTTTGTTGGGTTTATTGCCTCACTGGTTGACTTAAAGGGTATCGAGATTCCTTATTCTCCAAATAATGGATAGATCCCCATCACGTTTTTCATTATTAGCGGCTTGTTGTCGGGGAGTAACATGGTAATTTAGCTAGAGTTGGATTGTCACCGTCAATGGCGGGCAAAACCTGATTGAGTGGCTTGATGAATGCTACTAAGTCAGGTTTTTTTGTTTTCAGGGCTAAGAAATGCGCATCACGAAAATACTAAATAATAATGTGGTTATTGTGCTCGATCAGTACGGGCAAGAACAGGTGATTATGGGGCGCGGTCTTGGCTTCCAAAAACGCCTTGGCGAGCCGTTGGACAATGCGCTGATCGAGAAAGTGTTCGCCCTGAAGGACAATGAATGGGTATCGCGGCTCAGTGAGTTGCTGAGCTCCATTCCATTAGAAGTGATGATCACCTGCGATTGTATTATCACTATGGCGACAGCAAAGCTGGGTAAGTTACATGACAATATCTATATCTCACTAACTGACCACTGTTTTTACGCTATTCAGCGCCATCAGCAAGGTTTAGATATCGCCAATGGATTGCTGTGGGAGATTCGTAGGCTCTATCCCAAAGAGTTCTCCTTAGGCCGTGAAGCCTTGCAAATCATTCAGCAACGGCTCGGCGTTCAATTACGTGAAGATGAAGCGGGATTTATCGCGCTACATTTAGTCAATGCTCAACTGAATGGCGATATGCCTGAAGTGATGCAAGTGACGAAAGTCATGCAGGAAATTCTGCACATCGTTAAGTACCAATTTAAGTTGGAATACGACGAAGATGGCTTGAGTTACCACCGTTTTGTCACTCATTTGAAGTTTTTCTCCCAACGTATGTTGGGCCGTAATGGCGTCACTAGTGATGATGAGTCGTTACATGATTCAATAAAAGAGAATTATGTTGAGGCTTATCGCTGCGCCGTTAAAATTCAGCGGCATATTAAAATGTATTATCAGCAGGATCTCAGTAAAGAAGAGTTGATGTTTTTGACCATCCATATTGAGCGTGTTCGCCGAGAATGTTTTAACTTGCCGGATTAAAATATCGCTTCGTAGAGGCGAGTGCAGGATTCGGCTATTATTCTATCTTGGGTTGCGATTGTTTAGGTTTGACTACGCAAGGAATTAGCGCGATGGCGAAAGTCACTCATCGTTTTGATCGAAAAAATCTCTTCGGAGAACAGAATATCCACGCGGTTTTTGAAGTTAGCCTGTTGTTAAAAGCCATTTTGGCCGTGATGGAAATTATCGCTGGGATTTTAACCTACTTTATTACTCCGCAATTTTTGCTTCATCTGTTACATCGCATTACGCAGGTTGAATTTATCGAAGACCGTGGTGATGTCGTGGCGAATTATTTGCTGCATGCTGCACAGAGTCTTTCCATCAGCAGTTTGCATTTTGCGGCTTTTTATTTGGTCGCTCACGGTGCGATTAAATTGTGGATCATTGTCGGGCTGTGGCGCAAAAAGTTAGGCTATTATCCTATGGCCATTGTTATTTTTAGCTTATTTATTGCTTAT
The window above is part of the Yersinia massiliensis genome. Proteins encoded here:
- a CDS encoding CsgG/HfaB family protein, whose translation is MMKKIMMASTLITVFLLSGCATESSRSLDVAKVASYGTQYNGPRSPISVGKFDNRSSYMSGIFSDGVDRLGNQSKTILVTHLQQTGRFNVLERTNMEELKTEAAIAGQNQQLKGATYVVTGDVTEFGRKETGDRQLFGILGRGKSQVAYAKVNLNIVNVKTSEVVFSSQGAGEYELSNREVIGFGGTASYDSTLNGKVLDLAIREAVNNLVAGIESGAWQPTK
- a CDS encoding DUF4810 domain-containing protein, whose translation is MKLVQKISLLLATAVLAGCATAPKPIYNWDNYQATIYDYYKSDSSPEEQITALKENIEKSRAKNMPVPPGLHAHLGMLYGNTGHTDLAMAEFNTEKAAFPESAPFMDFLMSKDKGAFK
- a CDS encoding DUF799 domain-containing protein, with the protein product MKSIFAICAVMMALLLTGCAKPVQHDYSAFKQSKPKSILVLLPQNQSPEVAASHGMLSQVTLPLSEAGYYVLPVAVVEETFKQNGMTNAGDISAASPAKLHKIFGADAVLYITVVQYGTSYQIITSDTRVTANAKLVDLRNGQLLWSGSATASSNEGDNSSGGIIGMLVQAAVTQISNTLTDRSHDIAGVTSARMLTAGTPNGILYGPRSPQYGKEAH
- a CDS encoding 4Fe-4S dicluster domain-containing protein, which translates into the protein MIKDERYYKAYMESRTISRRGLFRGLLKGAQPLDAYSSTLPATTAIRPPGAVAENLFLQRCTGCHACADACGESLIVMVNQRPELDFSTQYCGRCHACNTACQTGALSHSSYAIAARPVVKNTCQNSYLYCDSCADYCERQALQWQTQQPPRLIDDLCDGCGECTFRCPAVALEMQLIEQK
- a CDS encoding TorD/DmsD family molecular chaperone, translating into MTLLVTTLPRILGALFYSPPQSETARQLWPLLPQITEYFPWPDRVEIAQYCQQLHDINPEALEYDFSILFEGQGEMPAPPWGSVYLDKENCLMGASTLRYREFLTGLGLVSQSAIREPEDQFGLMLLAWVYLLEQDSTKQHPSKQYSAKQHSSKQPPSEAATVLLTEHLLPWAYRYLEFVKNAQTEHQVYPILAVICESYLKTLQTELNLQPQSYPVFR
- a CDS encoding dimethyl sulfoxide reductase anchor subunit family protein translates to MHELPLVFFTVLGQTAVGLFALALVSHKLGMTTALQLKHANIIGLILMIAGLIVGTLHVGQPLRAATMLMGVGRSPMSNEILLSGLFVAMACGTVFFSVIVKNTVLAGLFNVATVIFGLAFAWSITEVYQLTTVPNWDTSYTSLQLWMTVLVGGGAFAMVAGARQLGATALLIGAIVTLVNKPGYLSFLGQSAVDLSSQQAWLWGAQILLLTLGIFVASAALLKDRIPRATLAVSASVLVIGELAGRIAFYNLWQVPM
- a CDS encoding DMSO/selenate family reductase complex B subunit, producing MKQYGFFVDSTKCTGCKTCQISCKDEKNLDLGPKLRRVYEYGGGSWTQQGNLWVQNVFNYYLSIACNHCSSPTCVTGCPTGAMHKREEDGLVVVNQDLCVGCRYCEMRCPYGAPQFDATKKLMTKCDGCYQRVAEGHKPVCVESCPQRALDFDDITLLRDKYGETNAIAPLPHAHLTQPNLVIRSHRDAKPSGDTSGRIQNPAEV
- a CDS encoding DmsA/YnfE/YnfF family dimethyl sulfoxide reductase, with translation MNNNKKPPQGSLSRREFIQTSAAVTGAAAIAGSITLPFAAQATSAQTPATSEETIKYSACLVNCGSRCPLKVHVKNGEIIKIANEAIYDDSTFGEHQIRPCLRGRSVRWKTYHPDRVKYPMLRVGKRGEGKFKRISWDEATTIVADNLKKTIAQYGNEAIYYQYGSGSTGANLQGRNACKRMLSLLGGFLDQHGTYSTAQINTVMPYIYGNADETLLDEIKNSDLVVMFGHNLAETRMSGGGQYIETIHALGKSKAKVIIIDPRMTDSVTTLNAEWIPIFPGTDAALVAALGYVLIKENLTDEDFLQEYCVGWDATTLPDSAPANGSYKDYILGNGNDGVEKTPQWASEITGIDPVRITQLARELGNARAAWISQGWGIQRSANGEQAARSIMMLPLMTGNIGRAGTNTGAWGGNVKYPVPGFSIPNPVKTAIPCFMWTDAIFRGTEMTAQNAHVKNKDKLDTNIKFMWNYASNVIGNQHSDLNKTHNILQDESLCEFILVWENHMTNSAKYADLLLPDVTSVESNDLIDNSYASGAYHYVTRLQNAIDPLWECRPSYDVLAEIATKLGIGDAFTEGHTQQEWIEISYNKMRDKNPALPPFEQTDDQGIIDRIYADSSEYIALKAFRDDPLNHPLKTPSGKIEIYSEALATLEKEWQLAPGDRITAVAEYCPTFEGVSDIETMKTYPLQMTGFHIKGHTHSSYYNVAMLREAVPHQFWMNPIDAQARGIQQGDMVEIFNDRGRIRIAVKITERVLPGVITVPQGAWRNLNKEGVDVGGCINTLTTLRPSPLAKGNPQHTNLVEVKRA
- the licT gene encoding BglG family transcription antiterminator LicT; amino-acid sequence: MRITKILNNNVVIVLDQYGQEQVIMGRGLGFQKRLGEPLDNALIEKVFALKDNEWVSRLSELLSSIPLEVMITCDCIITMATAKLGKLHDNIYISLTDHCFYAIQRHQQGLDIANGLLWEIRRLYPKEFSLGREALQIIQQRLGVQLREDEAGFIALHLVNAQLNGDMPEVMQVTKVMQEILHIVKYQFKLEYDEDGLSYHRFVTHLKFFSQRMLGRNGVTSDDESLHDSIKENYVEAYRCAVKIQRHIKMYYQQDLSKEELMFLTIHIERVRRECFNLPD
- a CDS encoding DUF2127 domain-containing protein; the encoded protein is MAKVTHRFDRKNLFGEQNIHAVFEVSLLLKAILAVMEIIAGILTYFITPQFLLHLLHRITQVEFIEDRGDVVANYLLHAAQSLSISSLHFAAFYLVAHGAIKLWIIVGLWRKKLGYYPMAIVIFSLFIAYQLYRYTFTHSPMLILITLLDVVVIVLTILEYRQLRHGTKPAG